The proteins below are encoded in one region of Bombus vancouverensis nearcticus chromosome 8, iyBomVanc1_principal, whole genome shotgun sequence:
- the Tbc1d15-17 gene encoding TBC1 domain family member 15/17 isoform X4 produces MDLCIHTGVVLRSANTREDEVHSLGTLNIVEYSFGKCIEWKPIEDSVVSENQDQDPEWSLVDTHIRRTRTSSEGPDSLGRTRTVRILFSDLNSFRVNHGGQQLIFMQKDGTTYVAFFQLSNAESFVNSLKGFIKFVKSRTNRNLYIVVDEVQSVLSKSFAELDLFQENTSDYVWKFVKNLHNRPYETTLEAFSKLADICLYKDPAKRPVEEAVADILNNSFTIDVPPLPSISSGEEYEMIGEHELGVVLPPRPPCPRGTPLSQEQWNKYKDPEERILNPQEVKEIIFHGGIVPSLRFEVWKFLLNYYPWNSTHIERLELKKKKTDEYFTMKLQWKSMTPVQENNFSDYRDRKSLIEKDVNRTDRTHPYYSGDNNPHLAQLYDILMTYVMYNFDLGYVQGMSDLLSPILCLMESEVDAFWCFVGFMNKVSTNFEIDQVGMKAQLCQLYTLLSTTDPQLAHYLNKHDSGNMFFCFRWLLVLFKREFNAVDIMRLWEVLWTDLPCKNFHLLLCAAILDTERNVLMENRYGLTEILKHINDLSHHIELPWTLSKAEGIYCQLLSVADQLPDNVRVIIGLEPMNKTSPISEIENCEASGHNLVIDGADSNPRRDSTKNGDINFEDNEVSFERGLNLSYM; encoded by the exons ATG gATTTATGCATTCATACGGGAGTTGTACTACGAAGTGCAAACACAAGGGAAGATGAGGTTCACAGTCTAGGCACATTAAATATCGTTGAATAT AGTTTTGGCAAATGTATAGAATGGAAACCCATAGAAGACTCTGTAGTATCAGAGAATCAAGATCAAGACCCAGAATGGTCTTTGGTAGATACTCATATCAGACGTACGCGTACTTCATCGGAAGGACCAGATTCTCTTGGACGTACAAGGACTGTTAGAATTTTGTTCTCAGATTTAAACTCTTTTCGTGTAAATCATGGGGGGCAGCAACTTATATTTATGCAAAAGGATGGTACTACCTATGTTGCCTTCTTCCAGCTATCTAACGCTGAAAGTTTTGTAAATTCTCTAAAAggatttattaaatttgtaaagtCTCGTACAAACAGAAATTTATACATTGTAGTAGATGAGGTCCAATCAGTACTAAGTAAATCATTTGCTGAATTGGACTTATTTCAAGAGAACACTTCAGATTATGTttggaaatttgtaaaaaatttacATAACCGTCCATATGAAACAACATTGGAAGCATTTAGTAAATTGGCAGATATCTGCT TATACAAAGACCCTGCTAAACGTCCAGTCGAAGAAGCAGTTGcagatatattaaataattcttttacaATTGATGTTCCTCCTCTACCATCGATAAGTTCTGGGGAGGAATATGAAATGATTGGGGAACATGAATTGGGTGTAGTATTACCCCCAAGACCACCTTGTCCAAGAG GTACTCCACTGTCACAAGAGCAGTGGAACAAATATAAGGATCCAgaagaaagaattttaaatCCACAAGAAgtgaaagaaattatttttcatggg GGTATTGTACCATCATTACGTTTCGAAGTgtggaaatttttattaaattattatccaTGGAATTCTACGCATATTGAAAGATTAGaacttaaaaaaaagaagactgATGAATACTTCACGATGAAGTTACAATGGAAGTCGATGACGCCTGTACAAGAGAATAATTTCTCTGATTATCGAGATCGAAAGAGTTTGATAG aaaAGGATGTGAATAGAACAGATAGAACGCATCCGTACTACTCGGGTGATAACAATCCTCATTTAGCACAATTATATGATATTCTTATGACCTATGTAATGTACAATTTTGATTTGGGATACGTTCAAGGTATGAGCGATCTTCTGAGTCCTATTTTATGTTTAATGGAAAGTGAGGTTGATGCGTTTTGGTGCTTTGTTGGTTTTATGAACAAAGTG AGTACCAATTTTGAAATAGACCAAGTTGGGATGAAGGCCCAATTGTGCCAATTATATACTCTTCTGAGTACTACAGATCCACAATTAGCACATTACTTGAACAAGCATGATTCAGGAAATATGTTCTTTTGCTTTCGTTGGCTTTTGGTACTATTTAAAAGAGAATTCAACGCGGTTGATATAATGAGATTATGGGAAGTATTATGGACTGACTTACCATGTAAGAATTTCCATCTCCTTTTATGTGCAGCTATTTTAGATACAGAAAGAAATGTGCTTATGGAAAATCGTTATGGGCTTACAGAAATATTGAAG CACATAAATGATCTTTCACACCATATTGAATTGCCTTGGACATTATCTAAAGCGGAGGGTATCTATTGTCAATTACTGTCAGTTGCGGACCAGTTGCCTGATAATGTTCGCGTAATAATTGGACTTGAACCTATGAATAAAACGTCACCAATAAGTGAAATAGAAAATTGTGAAGCTTCTGGTCATAATCTCGTAATTGATGGAGCTGATAGTAATCCAAGGAGAGATAGCACAAAAAACGGCGATATTAATTTTGAAGATAATGAAGTTTCGTTCGAACGCGGATTAAATTTATCGTACATGTGA
- the Tbc1d15-17 gene encoding TBC1 domain family member 15/17 isoform X3: protein MSLLSYALYYRSIDLCIHTGVVLRSANTREDEVHSLGTLNIVEYSFGKCIEWKPIEDSVVSENQDQDPEWSLVDTHIRRTRTSSEGPDSLGRTRTVRILFSDLNSFRVNHGGQQLIFMQKDGTTYVAFFQLSNAESFVNSLKGFIKFVKSRTNRNLYIVVDEVQSVLSKSFAELDLFQENTSDYVWKFVKNLHNRPYETTLEAFSKLADICLYKDPAKRPVEEAVADILNNSFTIDVPPLPSISSGEEYEMIGEHELGVVLPPRPPCPRGTPLSQEQWNKYKDPEERILNPQEVKEIIFHGGIVPSLRFEVWKFLLNYYPWNSTHIERLELKKKKTDEYFTMKLQWKSMTPVQENNFSDYRDRKSLIEKDVNRTDRTHPYYSGDNNPHLAQLYDILMTYVMYNFDLGYVQGMSDLLSPILCLMESEVDAFWCFVGFMNKVSTNFEIDQVGMKAQLCQLYTLLSTTDPQLAHYLNKHDSGNMFFCFRWLLVLFKREFNAVDIMRLWEVLWTDLPCKNFHLLLCAAILDTERNVLMENRYGLTEILKHINDLSHHIELPWTLSKAEGIYCQLLSVADQLPDNVRVIIGLEPMNKTSPISEIENCEASGHNLVIDGADSNPRRDSTKNGDINFEDNEVSFERGLNLSYM from the exons ATGTCCTTGCTATCATACGCATTATATTATAGAAGCATA gATTTATGCATTCATACGGGAGTTGTACTACGAAGTGCAAACACAAGGGAAGATGAGGTTCACAGTCTAGGCACATTAAATATCGTTGAATAT AGTTTTGGCAAATGTATAGAATGGAAACCCATAGAAGACTCTGTAGTATCAGAGAATCAAGATCAAGACCCAGAATGGTCTTTGGTAGATACTCATATCAGACGTACGCGTACTTCATCGGAAGGACCAGATTCTCTTGGACGTACAAGGACTGTTAGAATTTTGTTCTCAGATTTAAACTCTTTTCGTGTAAATCATGGGGGGCAGCAACTTATATTTATGCAAAAGGATGGTACTACCTATGTTGCCTTCTTCCAGCTATCTAACGCTGAAAGTTTTGTAAATTCTCTAAAAggatttattaaatttgtaaagtCTCGTACAAACAGAAATTTATACATTGTAGTAGATGAGGTCCAATCAGTACTAAGTAAATCATTTGCTGAATTGGACTTATTTCAAGAGAACACTTCAGATTATGTttggaaatttgtaaaaaatttacATAACCGTCCATATGAAACAACATTGGAAGCATTTAGTAAATTGGCAGATATCTGCT TATACAAAGACCCTGCTAAACGTCCAGTCGAAGAAGCAGTTGcagatatattaaataattcttttacaATTGATGTTCCTCCTCTACCATCGATAAGTTCTGGGGAGGAATATGAAATGATTGGGGAACATGAATTGGGTGTAGTATTACCCCCAAGACCACCTTGTCCAAGAG GTACTCCACTGTCACAAGAGCAGTGGAACAAATATAAGGATCCAgaagaaagaattttaaatCCACAAGAAgtgaaagaaattatttttcatggg GGTATTGTACCATCATTACGTTTCGAAGTgtggaaatttttattaaattattatccaTGGAATTCTACGCATATTGAAAGATTAGaacttaaaaaaaagaagactgATGAATACTTCACGATGAAGTTACAATGGAAGTCGATGACGCCTGTACAAGAGAATAATTTCTCTGATTATCGAGATCGAAAGAGTTTGATAG aaaAGGATGTGAATAGAACAGATAGAACGCATCCGTACTACTCGGGTGATAACAATCCTCATTTAGCACAATTATATGATATTCTTATGACCTATGTAATGTACAATTTTGATTTGGGATACGTTCAAGGTATGAGCGATCTTCTGAGTCCTATTTTATGTTTAATGGAAAGTGAGGTTGATGCGTTTTGGTGCTTTGTTGGTTTTATGAACAAAGTG AGTACCAATTTTGAAATAGACCAAGTTGGGATGAAGGCCCAATTGTGCCAATTATATACTCTTCTGAGTACTACAGATCCACAATTAGCACATTACTTGAACAAGCATGATTCAGGAAATATGTTCTTTTGCTTTCGTTGGCTTTTGGTACTATTTAAAAGAGAATTCAACGCGGTTGATATAATGAGATTATGGGAAGTATTATGGACTGACTTACCATGTAAGAATTTCCATCTCCTTTTATGTGCAGCTATTTTAGATACAGAAAGAAATGTGCTTATGGAAAATCGTTATGGGCTTACAGAAATATTGAAG CACATAAATGATCTTTCACACCATATTGAATTGCCTTGGACATTATCTAAAGCGGAGGGTATCTATTGTCAATTACTGTCAGTTGCGGACCAGTTGCCTGATAATGTTCGCGTAATAATTGGACTTGAACCTATGAATAAAACGTCACCAATAAGTGAAATAGAAAATTGTGAAGCTTCTGGTCATAATCTCGTAATTGATGGAGCTGATAGTAATCCAAGGAGAGATAGCACAAAAAACGGCGATATTAATTTTGAAGATAATGAAGTTTCGTTCGAACGCGGATTAAATTTATCGTACATGTGA
- the Tbc1d15-17 gene encoding TBC1 domain family member 15/17 isoform X1, which produces MRRNQPLSVQAVDLYKNTPKMFEPTEQGKDLCIHTGVVLRSANTREDEVHSLGTLNIVEYSFGKCIEWKPIEDSVVSENQDQDPEWSLVDTHIRRTRTSSEGPDSLGRTRTVRILFSDLNSFRVNHGGQQLIFMQKDGTTYVAFFQLSNAESFVNSLKGFIKFVKSRTNRNLYIVVDEVQSVLSKSFAELDLFQENTSDYVWKFVKNLHNRPYETTLEAFSKLADICLYKDPAKRPVEEAVADILNNSFTIDVPPLPSISSGEEYEMIGEHELGVVLPPRPPCPRGTPLSQEQWNKYKDPEERILNPQEVKEIIFHGGIVPSLRFEVWKFLLNYYPWNSTHIERLELKKKKTDEYFTMKLQWKSMTPVQENNFSDYRDRKSLIEKDVNRTDRTHPYYSGDNNPHLAQLYDILMTYVMYNFDLGYVQGMSDLLSPILCLMESEVDAFWCFVGFMNKVSTNFEIDQVGMKAQLCQLYTLLSTTDPQLAHYLNKHDSGNMFFCFRWLLVLFKREFNAVDIMRLWEVLWTDLPCKNFHLLLCAAILDTERNVLMENRYGLTEILKHINDLSHHIELPWTLSKAEGIYCQLLSVADQLPDNVRVIIGLEPMNKTSPISEIENCEASGHNLVIDGADSNPRRDSTKNGDINFEDNEVSFERGLNLSYM; this is translated from the exons ATGCGACGAAATCAGCCATTATCCGTTCAGGCTGttgatttatacaaaaatacacCTAAAATGTTTGAGCCGACAGAGCAGGGAAAG gATTTATGCATTCATACGGGAGTTGTACTACGAAGTGCAAACACAAGGGAAGATGAGGTTCACAGTCTAGGCACATTAAATATCGTTGAATAT AGTTTTGGCAAATGTATAGAATGGAAACCCATAGAAGACTCTGTAGTATCAGAGAATCAAGATCAAGACCCAGAATGGTCTTTGGTAGATACTCATATCAGACGTACGCGTACTTCATCGGAAGGACCAGATTCTCTTGGACGTACAAGGACTGTTAGAATTTTGTTCTCAGATTTAAACTCTTTTCGTGTAAATCATGGGGGGCAGCAACTTATATTTATGCAAAAGGATGGTACTACCTATGTTGCCTTCTTCCAGCTATCTAACGCTGAAAGTTTTGTAAATTCTCTAAAAggatttattaaatttgtaaagtCTCGTACAAACAGAAATTTATACATTGTAGTAGATGAGGTCCAATCAGTACTAAGTAAATCATTTGCTGAATTGGACTTATTTCAAGAGAACACTTCAGATTATGTttggaaatttgtaaaaaatttacATAACCGTCCATATGAAACAACATTGGAAGCATTTAGTAAATTGGCAGATATCTGCT TATACAAAGACCCTGCTAAACGTCCAGTCGAAGAAGCAGTTGcagatatattaaataattcttttacaATTGATGTTCCTCCTCTACCATCGATAAGTTCTGGGGAGGAATATGAAATGATTGGGGAACATGAATTGGGTGTAGTATTACCCCCAAGACCACCTTGTCCAAGAG GTACTCCACTGTCACAAGAGCAGTGGAACAAATATAAGGATCCAgaagaaagaattttaaatCCACAAGAAgtgaaagaaattatttttcatggg GGTATTGTACCATCATTACGTTTCGAAGTgtggaaatttttattaaattattatccaTGGAATTCTACGCATATTGAAAGATTAGaacttaaaaaaaagaagactgATGAATACTTCACGATGAAGTTACAATGGAAGTCGATGACGCCTGTACAAGAGAATAATTTCTCTGATTATCGAGATCGAAAGAGTTTGATAG aaaAGGATGTGAATAGAACAGATAGAACGCATCCGTACTACTCGGGTGATAACAATCCTCATTTAGCACAATTATATGATATTCTTATGACCTATGTAATGTACAATTTTGATTTGGGATACGTTCAAGGTATGAGCGATCTTCTGAGTCCTATTTTATGTTTAATGGAAAGTGAGGTTGATGCGTTTTGGTGCTTTGTTGGTTTTATGAACAAAGTG AGTACCAATTTTGAAATAGACCAAGTTGGGATGAAGGCCCAATTGTGCCAATTATATACTCTTCTGAGTACTACAGATCCACAATTAGCACATTACTTGAACAAGCATGATTCAGGAAATATGTTCTTTTGCTTTCGTTGGCTTTTGGTACTATTTAAAAGAGAATTCAACGCGGTTGATATAATGAGATTATGGGAAGTATTATGGACTGACTTACCATGTAAGAATTTCCATCTCCTTTTATGTGCAGCTATTTTAGATACAGAAAGAAATGTGCTTATGGAAAATCGTTATGGGCTTACAGAAATATTGAAG CACATAAATGATCTTTCACACCATATTGAATTGCCTTGGACATTATCTAAAGCGGAGGGTATCTATTGTCAATTACTGTCAGTTGCGGACCAGTTGCCTGATAATGTTCGCGTAATAATTGGACTTGAACCTATGAATAAAACGTCACCAATAAGTGAAATAGAAAATTGTGAAGCTTCTGGTCATAATCTCGTAATTGATGGAGCTGATAGTAATCCAAGGAGAGATAGCACAAAAAACGGCGATATTAATTTTGAAGATAATGAAGTTTCGTTCGAACGCGGATTAAATTTATCGTACATGTGA